TCATGCTCGATGAGAAATTGATCGCCGAATCAGCAAAGTTTCTCAAGCCAAATGAAAATGTTACTGCACTCGTTTGGGACAATGATGGTGACGAGGTGATCATCCGTGTTGCGCTTCCTATCAAGATGACTTTTACCGTCAAAGACGCTCCCCCGTCAATCAAAGGCAATACTGCCCAAGGTGGCACCAAACTCGTCACACTTGAAAACGGCACCATGATCGACGTTCCCCTTTTTGTTAGTGCCGGGGATAAAATTATCGTCAATACTGACAGCGGTGAATACGTTGAACGCGGGTAAGTAAATTAAACATAAGAAAACCGTTTCGATATATCGAAACGGTTTTTGATTTACATTTGATTATGAAGAGAAAACTGCTTGTCCCAAAGAGATCGATATATGCCACCCTTTTCAAGTAACTGATCATGTGTACCACGTTCAAAAACAGATCCATCTTTAAGCACAATAATCTCATCAAGTTTTGCAATAGTCGTCAAACGATGAGCTATTACAATCATGGTTTTACCTTTCATATCACGCAAGATTGCCTGAATTGAGCTTTCTGTCTCAGCATCAAGTGCTGATGTTGGCTCATCAAGAATCACAATTGGCGCGTTTTTGAGAAATGCTGCAGCAATTGCAAGACATTGTCGTTGCCCACCAGAAAGTATAATACCTCGTTCTCCAACTTTGGTTTCATACCCATGTTCTAAAGAATCCATAATGAAATCATGGCATGAAGCTTTTTTTGCTGCTTCGATCACATCCTCTTTAGTTGCATGCGAATCACCTAGACGAATAATATCCATGACTGACCAGAATGGAAATTGTGGATCTTGCGGTACGAAACTTATCGCTTTGCGTAGTGTTTTTCTTGAAAAAGACTGAATATTCACCCCTCCGATAAAAATGCCTCCTGTTTTTTGTTCAAGATTAAATTGTTTTAATAATAATCTTGTAAGTGTCGTTTTACCAGCACCCCGAACTCCAACAATGCCATAACGTTTACCTGCTTCAAAATCCATCGAAAAATTTTGTAAAACAATTTTGTCTTTCTTTGGATACGAAAAGGTTACATCTGAAAATGCTATGTCGGTTGTGACTATCTGCTCATTACCACTTTCTATATCTTCTTCATCTTCCTCATCGAGAATCATTGCCATTTCGTGCGCATCAGCAATAAAGTGCCTAATACGCGTGACACTTTTGCCAAAGTTCCACATATACATTGCAACGTTTCCAATATACGACTGAATCATCACAACAGTACCAATACTTATTTCCTTTGCTAGTGATTTTTGTATCACCATATACATTACGACTGATTCTAAAATAAGAATTAGTGATGCCTGGATAGAAGACTGCGTGTTATCACGTAACCATGCTCGTAACCGATGACCATATTCATCACTTGTCGTCTGAGTGAACGAATTATATTCGCGTTCCTCACGTGCATACGTATGAATCGTGTGAATACTGCCAAGAATGTCACTCATGTGGCCAGTAGTAAACGAATCTGCATTTGATGAACGTAAATCATACGGTGTACGGAGGTGGCCTAAATACCATGCACTGATTCCATAGATAACTACCCAAATGCTCAATATTACGCCAATTATTGGCAATGTCATAAAGATTACAATGAATACACCAACAAGCATTATCCCCACACGGTATATAGTAAAAACAAACTCGTCATAGACATTCTCTGATGTGCCTGCAAATCGTTTAACTTTTGCTACTAATGAACCCGAGAATGAATTGAAGAAGAAATTTGTATTCCGCCATATCAAATGCTGCAATGCGTAATCCTTGAGGTACTTAATAATTTTTGTCTGAGATTTGACGACAGTGTAATCACCTATCCGA
The Candidatus Nomurabacteria bacterium genome window above contains:
- a CDS encoding ABC transporter ATP-binding protein, translating into MEKKKLFAPVWRHWKHAFHAQRKLIIITFVCYGVGTFIDTVYKPAIWKSIFDMLTTNDAKASVWLFGLIVVLSLVGWVSGRIGDYTVVKSQTKIIKYLKDYALQHLIWRNTNFFFNSFSGSLVAKVKRFAGTSENVYDEFVFTIYRVGIMLVGVFIVIFMTLPIIGVILSIWVVIYGISAWYLGHLRTPYDLRSSNADSFTTGHMSDILGSIHTIHTYAREEREYNSFTQTTSDEYGHRLRAWLRDNTQSSIQASLILILESVVMYMVIQKSLAKEISIGTVVMIQSYIGNVAMYMWNFGKSVTRIRHFIADAHEMAMILDEEDEEDIESGNEQIVTTDIAFSDVTFSYPKKDKIVLQNFSMDFEAGKRYGIVGVRGAGKTTLTRLLLKQFNLEQKTGGIFIGGVNIQSFSRKTLRKAISFVPQDPQFPFWSVMDIIRLGDSHATKEDVIEAAKKASCHDFIMDSLEHGYETKVGERGIILSGGQRQCLAIAAAFLKNAPIVILDEPTSALDAETESSIQAILRDMKGKTMIVIAHRLTTIAKLDEIIVLKDGSVFERGTHDQLLEKGGIYRSLWDKQFSLHNQM